The Bacillus xiapuensis genome window below encodes:
- a CDS encoding YcaO-like family protein: MEIYNNCIIGSRSVFPPRGLQETNIGIVHISDINHYYTLNLGKKIENHLSKLTGAGTGDSVEDSMFLATMEAYERLANSIPVSQQVIASQEELGDLAVPLSDFPKINQSETSSNGIEKKYLRWSESYNLTDQSRCYIPQVYINLYTHFNYNGEGLIHPISTGCAIHQDYTRAVINGIYEVIERDGIALFWLLKRPLKKIDKQECSEDLEIFSSPFLGKTTLYDASTINGVYTFCLRAETHFSESIRNVVMFSSNTCPKKAISKLKKELISVIYSLANGIKKQSNLLKQDPMSFYHVDEGALYMAHPSKAYAFEFLNNSSKGSIPTNEIQFSSYGEELRYLIKKLESLGHKVYVTNLTNRECEENRLKAVKVTIPSLQPISFVHSARFHDSKRVKTFAKEIYGYFSENLINPLPLPFS; encoded by the coding sequence ATGGAGATATATAATAATTGTATAATCGGAAGTCGTAGCGTATTTCCTCCTAGGGGATTGCAAGAAACAAACATTGGCATTGTTCATATTTCAGATATCAATCACTACTACACTTTAAACCTGGGTAAAAAAATAGAGAATCATTTATCTAAATTGACAGGTGCGGGTACAGGGGACTCTGTTGAAGATTCGATGTTTTTAGCTACAATGGAAGCTTATGAACGATTAGCAAATAGCATACCTGTTAGTCAACAGGTAATTGCATCACAAGAAGAACTTGGAGATTTAGCTGTGCCGCTTTCTGATTTTCCAAAAATAAATCAAAGTGAGACAAGCAGCAATGGAATTGAGAAGAAATATTTAAGATGGAGTGAATCTTATAATTTAACAGATCAATCAAGATGCTATATTCCACAAGTTTATATAAATTTGTATACTCATTTCAATTACAATGGGGAAGGATTAATTCACCCAATTTCTACCGGATGTGCAATCCATCAAGATTATACCCGGGCAGTTATTAATGGGATTTATGAAGTTATTGAAAGGGATGGAATTGCACTCTTTTGGTTACTAAAAAGACCTTTAAAAAAAATAGATAAACAAGAGTGTAGTGAGGACTTAGAAATTTTCAGTAGCCCTTTTTTAGGAAAAACTACTCTATACGATGCATCGACCATTAACGGAGTTTATACTTTTTGTCTTAGGGCAGAAACTCACTTCTCTGAATCAATTAGAAATGTTGTTATGTTTTCTTCAAATACTTGTCCAAAAAAGGCTATAAGTAAATTGAAGAAAGAACTCATTTCGGTAATTTATAGCCTTGCAAACGGAATCAAAAAACAGTCTAATTTATTGAAGCAAGATCCAATGAGTTTTTATCACGTGGATGAAGGTGCTCTATATATGGCGCATCCCTCAAAAGCATACGCATTTGAATTTCTTAATAATTCTTCAAAAGGTAGCATTCCTACTAATGAAATTCAATTTTCCTCGTATGGAGAAGAATTAAGGTATCTTATCAAGAAATTGGAAAGTTTAGGGCACAAAGTGTATGTGACAAATTTAACGAACCGAGAATGTGAAGAAAATCGATTAAAAGCAGTAAAAGTTACAATTCCATCTTTACAGCCAATATCATTTGTCCATTCAGCTCGTTTTCACGACAGTAAGAGAGTAAAAACTTTTGCGAAAGAGATTTATGGATATTTTAGTGAGAATTTAATTAATCCTTTACCATTGCCGTTTTCTTAA
- a CDS encoding ATP-binding cassette domain-containing protein, translating to MRVKLKLIIDKIKKEFNGNQILQGINLVLESKKCHLLLGKNGSGKTTLVRIIDGELKQDSGTMHLSDNQTLLLEAAVQYQDFNIFPNIRIRELLEFFKKITKDYYFDRELYELLEIEKIGSNFVKSASGGEKKSVAIFLAVLLNKPVIILDEPFADLDLEKKKNLNQFLIKYVKGNDKVLLVISHEVNEYKSLFNTISIMDKGIILESDTIENLQNKYSDTSILDIENIFYKVTGKRLVESR from the coding sequence ATGAGAGTCAAATTGAAATTGATTATCGACAAAATTAAGAAAGAATTTAATGGAAATCAAATTTTACAGGGAATCAACTTAGTTTTAGAAAGCAAAAAGTGCCATCTGTTGTTGGGGAAAAATGGTTCTGGAAAAACAACATTAGTTCGAATTATTGATGGGGAATTAAAACAGGATTCTGGTACAATGCATCTTTCAGATAATCAAACATTATTATTGGAAGCTGCTGTCCAATATCAAGATTTTAATATTTTTCCTAATATAAGAATCAGAGAATTATTAGAGTTTTTTAAAAAAATCACCAAAGATTATTACTTCGACCGGGAGTTATATGAATTGTTGGAAATAGAAAAAATAGGTAGTAATTTTGTTAAAAGTGCTTCCGGCGGAGAGAAAAAGTCAGTAGCAATCTTTCTAGCAGTACTGTTAAATAAACCTGTAATCATACTTGATGAACCGTTTGCTGATTTAGATTTAGAGAAGAAAAAAAATCTAAATCAATTTCTGATTAAATATGTAAAAGGAAATGATAAAGTACTATTGGTTATTAGCCACGAGGTTAATGAATATAAAAGCTTGTTCAATACGATTTCTATTATGGATAAAGGAATCATTCTTGAATCCGATACAATAGAAAATCTCCAAAATAAATATTCGGACACTTCAATTCTAGATATTGAGAATATCTTCTATAAGGTTACAGGGAAAAGGTTGGTGGAAAGCCGATGA
- a CDS encoding nitroreductase family protein, producing MSLLINDPMVQFPKQPKLIPNIHTIYHQGVTIYGPSDGPFKLNGTLAAKLVYSLFPLLEQGITLEEIYEKSDFAKEDIDKLLEILFMKGCLVQAYDNKELTNQDRFFIRQMTKFKNHTNLEDIYQILKDSIVYIICDEEALTYKIQKKLSKYGLNAERLFIDEYIEVKTPKLKKLIVYISDRDFNDNVVSKLSDKLDVLYVDRVSGQIGPIFSKKAITTTNYLHHLIKTERNSIENYVKEDILSDYISILLLREIGKLSNNLLTEGYYRNVGGMLDYQVIDKRTRTSSSQELTLYDYEVAVQFPASKYVNKTSHLTHFKEKNLKLGIFNQVSFLWKKLDSTNSVPKNVDGIFKYTMAYKNHKLKFKRYTPSGGNINSNLLFYINLEVNSFDGLGIYFYNNFDNQYYQVRDVSDEDISNFYKNIIMQDKKNDVRGYFIIANDTDLISQKYENFSFKIANLNTGVMLSQLFSIRKYFELNFRMITQFNEREILNLLGIKKSNEVVNFIIEVN from the coding sequence GTGTCGCTATTAATAAATGATCCAATGGTCCAGTTTCCAAAACAGCCAAAGTTAATTCCTAATATCCATACTATCTATCATCAAGGTGTAACAATTTATGGACCGTCAGATGGTCCTTTTAAATTAAATGGTACGCTAGCAGCAAAATTAGTATACAGTTTATTTCCATTATTAGAGCAAGGAATTACTTTGGAAGAGATATATGAGAAATCCGATTTTGCTAAAGAAGATATTGATAAGTTACTTGAAATTTTGTTTATGAAAGGTTGTCTTGTTCAAGCCTATGACAATAAAGAATTAACTAATCAAGATAGATTTTTTATAAGACAAATGACTAAGTTTAAGAATCATACAAATCTAGAAGATATTTATCAAATTTTGAAAGATAGTATAGTTTACATAATATGTGATGAAGAAGCGCTTACCTATAAAATTCAAAAAAAATTATCGAAGTACGGATTGAATGCTGAAAGATTGTTTATAGATGAGTATATAGAAGTCAAAACACCAAAATTGAAAAAATTAATAGTCTACATTTCCGATAGAGATTTCAATGATAACGTAGTGAGTAAACTTTCGGATAAATTAGATGTATTGTACGTTGATAGAGTTTCTGGGCAGATAGGACCTATATTTTCAAAAAAAGCAATAACAACTACAAATTATTTACATCATCTTATAAAAACAGAAAGAAATTCGATTGAGAACTATGTTAAGGAAGATATTCTGAGTGATTATATATCAATTTTATTATTAAGAGAAATAGGGAAACTATCGAATAATCTGTTAACAGAAGGCTATTACCGAAATGTTGGTGGAATGCTAGATTATCAAGTCATTGATAAGAGAACAAGAACTTCTTCATCACAGGAGTTGACACTCTATGATTATGAGGTTGCAGTCCAGTTTCCAGCAAGCAAATATGTTAACAAGACAAGCCATTTGACTCATTTCAAAGAAAAAAATTTAAAATTAGGAATATTTAATCAAGTATCTTTTTTATGGAAAAAATTAGATAGTACTAATTCTGTCCCCAAAAATGTTGATGGTATTTTCAAATACACAATGGCTTACAAAAATCACAAATTAAAATTTAAACGTTATACTCCAAGTGGAGGAAATATAAATTCTAATCTTCTATTTTATATAAATTTAGAAGTAAACTCATTTGATGGTTTGGGAATTTATTTCTACAATAATTTTGATAATCAATACTATCAAGTTAGGGATGTTTCTGATGAGGATATATCTAATTTTTACAAAAATATAATAATGCAAGATAAAAAAAATGATGTTAGGGGATACTTTATTATTGCAAATGATACTGATTTAATATCACAAAAATACGAGAATTTTAGTTTTAAAATAGCAAATTTAAACACTGGAGTCATGCTTTCACAGTTGTTTTCTATAAGAAAATATTTCGAATTAAACTTTAGAATGATCACCCAATTCAACGAACGGGAAATATTAAACTTATTAGGAATAAAAAAATCGAATGAAGTAGTCAATTTTATCATTGAGGTGAACTAA